The Fulvia fulva chromosome 11, complete sequence genome segment GTACCTtacctctactagctagctcgttatataggccgaagttaTCTTTGTCTAGGTAGTCCGCCCTATCTATCTCCGCGTCGCTATCGCGGTTAGGGCGGCGGTACGACCGAGTAGCTAGGGGTATAGCCTAAGTAGCCCTAAAGGTGTCGTTTAGGCTAGTAGGCTAAGCCGTATAGTTATTACCTAGGGCGCGactataggctaggctctctccgactagataagtagtaaAACCTTACTAGTCTAGTAGGTAATAACCGCCTTAATTAGGGTATTAGTTAGTATCCTCTATACTAAAGGTTTAAGTAGCCCGCCCCGTTCGTAGGAGCTAAGATAAGGTTAGTAAGGTTACCTCGcttagctttagtactaagatcCGACTAAGGCGTAAGTTAGAGACTTATAGCTTAGGAGATTTACTTATAGGCTGATTTAACCTAATAGAAAGGCTAAAAGGAAggaaagctactagatataagaACCTTGGCGAGTGTGAATCTGAGATATAGaaaagctactagatataagaACCTTGGCGAGTGTGAATCTGAGATATAGAAAAGCTACCTGAGAAAACTCCAAATACAAAGCTGAGCGCCAAGCCGGCGGTGTGTTCGGATAAGAACGTCACATGGCGAACTCGCAGTCAATATCACCCGTACGACTGCCCCCAGCATGCTACTAACGAGACGTGGCGTGTAGCCCACGCCCACGAGAGGGCTGGTGTGTGGAGCTTCACACCCCTGCGCTTAATCCTGGAGGTCACGACCGCCAACAGCACGTTTTTCGGCTTTGCAAGTCTCGCACGCCCTTATCTCATTCCCTCAATCCATATGTCCAGGTCAATGCTGTTTCCTGACCGCGACTGTAGCCGACCCCGGACGCAACTCGGGCTTCCAGATTCCGGCATTCCGTTTTCATGGCTCGGGTCGTCACCGAGGCCGTGAAGGCGCCGACTATGTCGGATGCATGACCTGGTGTTCACGATCACAACAGCTGCTATTCCACTTCCGAATACCACCATGTTCCAGCTACTGGGCCTTGGTATCGTCGTTGCTGCGACTGCACAATGCAATGAGGGAGACTGTCGAGACTCCACAACAGTTGGAGCCACTGAGATCTGTGCGTCGCAGTACTGGCAGGAAGTCCAGACGAATCATACTTACTACTGCTTCGACAACAAGATTACTGTGGCTGATACTGAGCATAGCTCCGCGCTGGTCTCAAACTCATACAACAGTTCCGCGGCCGTTGTTGACTCACACAGCACCGTCAGCGGACATCTAGCTACAACTTCAGCAACCTGTCAATTCTGTAGTGTCGCAGAGCCTCTTGCCACAACTTCGCCAAAGGCTGTCAGTGATGGTCGTCCGTTCTCCATGGTCTACTATCCTAACTGGTCTAAATATGGTCGACAGTTTGTCCCCGAGGACATCAAAAAACCCGAGAGATTCACTCACATTCTGTATGCATTTGCAAATATTAGTACCAATGGTACTGTCTCTCCTAGCGATCTCGACGCGGATTTGACTCGCCCATGTAGTAGAAGTGCTCTCCCTATGGGCTGCATACAAGGCGTCCAGGGGCTGAGAAACACGAACTCCGAGTTGAGGATCTTGCTCAGCATTGGCGGCTGGACCTATTCTCAAGCTGGACAATTTGCAGCTATGAACAACCCCGCCAATCGTGAGAACTTCGCCCGAAGTGCAGTGGACCTTGCGGAGCAATACCACTTTGATGGTCTAGACATCGACTAGGAATATCCGCAAAATAAGGGCGAGGGTGAGGACTTTCTCTCTCTGCTCCAAGTCACGAGAGCAAAGCTTAATGCCTCGAAGATATTAACAGCAGCTGTATCACCGAACCCAAGTCGCTATATGAATCTAGAGATCAAAGAGATGGACGGGCTTCTGGATTATTGGCTGCTAATAGGCTACGACTACTCGGGATCCTTTAACAAAACCGCTGCCCACTCGGCGAATGTGTACTCTTCCACTCGCGATCCACTAGCTACACCTTTCAACACCCACGAAGCGGTAGAAGCCTATACTAAGGCAGGCGTTTCTCCGAGCAAAATTATACTAGGCATGCCGCTTTACGGTCATAACTTCTTGAAACAGACGGTCTAGGATAGACGTTTTCTTCTGTTTCTTAAGGATCGTGGCCTAATCCAACCGATTAGGGTCCGAGTGGTGTataggactataaggtatgTGGAATTGGAGACCGTCAAACACATAATAACCTCCCATTTAGGCCCTAGCGACGAAGCTGGCGAATACGACTCAAGTCGACAAAGACCTCATCGCCTCGTGGAGCTACGATCAAGCGTCCCGTACGCTCGTATCCTACGACAATCTAGAAGTGGCAGCTTTGAAGGGCAAATACATTATAGATCAAGGTCTAGGGGGAGGCATGTGGTGGAGATCAGCGGTGACGGGGACACCGATAGTGGTATAAGTCTCATAGATTCTGTCCTTAAGGCTTTCGACTGAAATCGGGTCTGTCTTGTAGGATTCTGTTTGTAGTTAGCTCGAGTCATCGTCACCGCATATGGCGTTGATGGAACAACTGGGATGAATAAGCCAATGTCTGAGGATGAGTCTATGCTTAGAGCCAAGGTGCTTACTCGGTCTAGTTGAAAGATATTACCTCAGAGAGGTGTTTATGTAAAAGTACATCGCATCGTTTTGCTTGGCCATCGGTACTCGTATGAGGGCTTGGACACGCGATGAGTGCTTCCAAGCTTACATCTAGGCATGCATCTGCCCTTTCTTGACGCACGCTTGTATATACACTATGATTTATATGACGCGCCAGCGCAATGTACGGGCACTCAACCGTGGACAGGAGTAGCAGAGGCAACTTCTACTACAACGTGCATAGTGCCGGTCGCAGAGCAGTACATGTTGCAGTAGACTCGAGACTACGTACTTGACCAATACATACATGCGCCTCAGCGTACACTGTAATGCCACGTGTGCTTCAATTTGCGAGTGAGTGTCGAAGACCGAGCTAGCGAACTCTAATCAGACGTTGAGTCCCTAGTATTTCTTGTGCTCCGACGGCGTCGTACGGTCGCCACCGACTTTACCTGAAACAGTTCAGACTGACATGCGCCTTCTGAGTCGCGATCGTAAGAGGCAACGTCTGTCCACGCGTGCCGAGACGCACGGTGTGCCGAGACACTTATCTCCGGATATATATACATTTTGATAGACCGCTATGCTCGCTTTCTCGCCACAAGCTTCGCCGCACCCCAGCAATCGCCGCACCCCAGCTCGGATTCTCGCGTTCCGACACATGGTGTTGCTGGCTTGTATCAATTGCCACACACGCTCAAACTACACGATATGTAGCTCAAATTGCTCAGAATAGCATCGCGAATACAGAATTTGAGAGCCTGTGGGCACTATGGTGGGCTCCATGGTGTGTTGTTGTATGTGGTGAGGTGGTGAGAAAGCAAGAAACGCGTGAATCTCGACACGGGCGCATGAAGCTTTGGTGGGGCTCTCACCAAAATCCCATGCCGAAGCGTCAACACCAACCTCTCGGCAACACAACGTGTTTTTACGCGATATGAGTATGCAGAATATGGAAACAGATAGCTGCGAACACATTGGGAAAAGAATCAAGTTGATACGAGCAATATTGGTGGTGTTGATGATAAAAGGTCACTGGGGTGCGGCGATTGCTGGGGTGCGGCGAAGCTTGTGGCCGCTTTCTCGACTAAGACGATCCTTTTGAGACCATAGACGCACCTCCTAGCCAAGAGTGGAAGTGTCTAGAGCTTGGGTGCGGCAGATACATCACGAAGGCTAGCTACGACGCCGAAGTCGCTCTCTTACGAGGTCTTTTCCTCTATACACTTTGAGTTATCTAAGCACAAGGCAGAGATGTTTCGTAGAGTAGACGCTACTCCGTCCGTAGAGGTAGAAGACTCTAGCATTGCCGCCTCGTAGTGTAGAGATATAGTGCCACGGGGTTAAATCTTATGTTTATACGCGGCTACGTAGTCCGTGGGACAGCTGGTCATAGCACCTCATGCATAAGCTGAGCATATGATTGGGCTGTTGGCTAAAGGCTTAGCGTGCTGCGCGAACCCAAACGGGCATTGCCGCTATAACCTCTTTCCGGTGAACAGGAAACAGGAATCCGGATGCCATTGGGCGAGTGTCTCGACAAATTAGTATATACTCAGCGATGGCGCTCTGTCTCGTGTCTTTACCTATAATGGACACCGTAATAAATACTGTGATGGACACCGTAATGAGCATTATAATAGACACTATAATGGACACCGTAATGAATACTATAATGGACACCGTGATGAGCATTATAAAACGGTAACTACAATGCTATTTATAGTCTCTATTATAATGCTCATCACGGTGTCCATCACAGTATTCATTACGGTGTCTATTATAGCTAAAGACACGAGACAGAGCGAGCTTATTCTGTCTTTAGTTCAGGATCATTTGATTGATTGATTGATTGATTGATTGATTATTCCATTTTCGTGCTATATAAAAGTCTAAGACTATGTAGCACGGCTGGCGTAATGCCGAGCCACCAATAGCAAGCCCCTCCGACCTATACCCTTATAGTTAAGCCTTCTAATTGATATCCCCGTGGTCTTTTAGCCCTTACGAGATTTTAATTTCGGGTGATCGGGGTGACCAAGTCCGATGACCCCAGCCTCGGGTTACCTGATAAATTACCACCAACCTATTGAGCCGTTCAGGACTATTTAACCTCTCGGCGGAGAGCACCTTGGGTGTAGCTATTGCTTAACACCCTTTTTTCGATCGGATCGAATAAATCAATTCGGCAGAAAGCACCTCGATATGCTGTCCTTCAACATTGCAATTGCACTAGTCCTCGCGACACAATGGCTCGCTCTCGCTCAGGAGGTTGCTTCACCTCTAGAGTGGACCGATGATCCATGGGCTGTGTCGGACGAATCGAAGTCGTGTGGCGCGAAGAGCTGTCTACCATGCGAACGTGTTGTATGGGGTATGATCTCTAACCACAGAACATGCTCGCAGATCAATCAGGACGACGTTATCCATAGTGTTAACGATGTTTTTTGGGCGGTTTCGGGCACATGTCATCCTCAAGTTACCTTTGAAGGAAATCGACTCAATATCATAACGAACACATACGACTGCTATGCTTCTATTCGACTACCAAGAGCCCACAAGAAGGTCGACTGGGGCCAGGTGAAAGGCAAGCAACTACCAGGCAAAGGAGACTATTTCCACTTAGACAGTTGGTCGACGGACGGGTCTGTTTGGTGTCAGCTAGAGTCGGGCAGAAATTGCAACTGGTAGAGAGGAACCAAATCAGGCCGTCGAGCTTAAACTCCGTTTGTCAGGAATAGGTCAGTAAAGCTTGGAGAGAGGGCCTAGTGCTTCATTAACTCGTGTTTAGCTTGTGGATAAGCGTGTTACGGATCGAGTACTGTGGAGTGTCCTGTAGCGGTTCAAGCCCTACGAGACTCGATTTGCACCAATCTAACCACGGCAACACCCACGCGGTCAGAGATGCATACACGATCGCTCAGACTGATCGCGACCGGTCAGATAAAATCTCTTTGTATTTAAAAACAATATATTAGTATCATAACATTCAACTCACCTTACGAAGGCTTCCACTTTTTAGTACCCCAAGCTCTTCTAGTTGCGCTTCCCCTTAACGTCCTGAAAGGTAGCTTTGTCGTCTGCCTATCGGTGCGATGCGATTACGTACTCTAGGCGGTCATCGTCGTGAAACTCACTAAAGTTGAAGGTGTCGACATTAAGGAGGCGCATTTCATGTCTCGCTTGTGTGTTTAAGAGGACAAATCGCCTTTACGAAATTAGAGCTAAAGCAAACAATAATAGAGAAACAGAGAGGCCACCTACCTGCTACCTTACCTGAGCTATAAGGCTGAGCGCCGAAGCTGTAGCGCCTCGAGTCGCCGACGGCTTACGTCCGTACACTTATAGGCATCGTAGTATTAATAGCGGATTTCTACGTTTTCGGATGCTAATAGCTACGAGAGCGGACGCTTACACTACGTATGCTTTCAGCTTTTTGAATCTAAGACTTAGAGgatagctatatataataaGTGAAGTGATGCTTAAGACAGTTACGTAAACAATGTAGTAACCTCTACACGAGTCGCTAGAAGCTTTAAAGCTTTATCCGAGAACTGCTCGATCCTAAGACGACATGCTCGTCCTACGACTTATTAGATCGATTCTAGCGCTACATAAGAACCGATTTCCGAGCACTTTATACCTAACTACACACCCTTACTGATCTATAGGCCGCTGATAGAGTGCCGAGTATATAAAAGAGCTCTCTAATGTCTATCCTAGTGTCGCGAGCCCACTAGCGTCGCGAGCCGTAATATGAGTTTTCACCGAATAAGTCTACAACTTGCAAGCATTTAAAGATATATAATACTCCACGTCATTTGTAGACAGCTCTTCTACCTCTAAGCTAGAGCAGAGCAAGAGATACAGGACCTTGTACGTGCTGTCGTCCTTAGTAACAACGCCGTTAATCGACCCTTCTCCGGTCCTACCCTACTAGAACGTACACGGTCTACACTCTGTTTATCTCGGTGCCTAGAGATGGTATAATAATAGGATGAGCAAATGCCTCGTAACTATAAAGACGATCGGAAGTAGGCAAGATAGTTTCCGAGAGATTCTCTGATAAGATAGCTAGGCTTTTAGGTCGAGGGAGATTTTAACGCGGGTAGTTATTAATGCGGAATGCGAGAAGCTGGGTTAAGTGCTCCTTGATCCAAATTTTGGTGTAACCACGCGAGGTATCTGATTTGCCAAAAGTCTCAGTTTAAGCGGCCCGTTCCGTCAATCTGGCGCACGGCTCGACGTCGGCTTGGAAACCAGCTCGCTGGCCTCCCACACTTTTGACACCCAGCGTCTCAACACATCAGGATGTCCTTGGCGGGTGATTTTCTCACAATCCGTGTCCCCTTGAAATCACTTCCACGTGCATACTATTCACTCGGCAGCAGCGGCGAGTGTTTATGTATATTCCTGACTCTAACAGGTAAGCTGGAGCGCCGATATGTCGTAAGTGCTGGCTATGCACATTTCTAGACCGTGCAGCATATGCAGCATATGCAGCATGTTTAGCTCTCAGCCTCGCGGGAGGCGTCCGTCTCTTTCACTCCTTCCAGTTATAGGCATACTCGCGCATGTGGCCTCCCTATTCCGCACGCCCATTGCAGGTAGTAGACCATGAGATTGCTTAATATCCGCAGCCTCGAGTTCGCCGAGTTCCACGACGACGACCGGCCGAATTACGCGATTGCGTCCCACCGCTGGCACGACGGCTGCGAAGTTACACTCCAGGATGTTCGAGAGAGGAGGAACTCTAACAAGAGCGGGTACAAGAAGATCTTAGACTTTGCAGAATACGTCAAGGAACATATCCCCGGGGTAGAGTGGGTGTGGATTGATACTTGTTGCATAAACAAGGACAGCGCGGCGGAGCTTTCTGACGCAATCAACTTGATGTTCAACTGGTACCGCAATGCCGAGGTGTGCATCGCGTACCTCGCGGATGTTCGGGCGGCAGACGACACGAGCGGCTTTGCACAGAGCGAGTGGTTTAGGAGGGGATGGACTTTGCAGGAGCTGCTAGCACCGCGCTTCGTCGTGTTCGTAATAGAAGCGTGGGAGGTTATCGGAACCAAAGGTGCGTCTGTACACGGTGACAGCGGGATTGACACAGGACCTAGTATAGAGGAAGTCGTCGCAAGGATCACGAAATTACCGAAGCAGGCGCTATACGACTACGGGACAAGCCAGATCTACAGTGTCGAGGAGAGGTTCAAATGGATGGCAAGCAGGGGTACGACGCGCGAGGAGGACATGTACTATGCTCTCTACGGCATCTTCGGCGTTACACCAGGTGCAAACTACGGAGAGGGACGCGACGGTGCGAAGCGGCGTCTCCTAGCGGCTATACACTACCAGGATAACCTCACCGCACAGCACGTAGAGCGGTTTCAGAAGATGGCGGCCTGGCTCTCGCCGTCCGATCCATGGACGAGCCACGCCTCCGCACGTCAGCTGCATAAGCCTCAGACTGGAGCCTGGCTAGTCCAGTCGGACCAGTACCGGAATTGGAAGGCCGGGTCTATCCGTCACTTGTAGATATATAGGAAAGCAGGGTGTGGGAAGACAATCCTATGCTCTACGGCTGTGGAGGATGTGAAAATGCACTGCGAGCACTAGCCAAATACCGGATACGCTATCTTCTACTTCTCGTTTTCGAACGACTAGAAGCAGCGCCACATCGACCTGCTCCATTCGCTAGTCGTGTAGTTTGACTAGAAGGGGCCGGCGTTGTCGATGCTTCAATAGGCATACGACAACGCAAAACGGAGCTTGCCCGGGGTCGAGGAGCTCGAGAAGATACTAGTCTCCTGTTTCGAGTCGTACGAGAAGGTGTTTCTCCTAGTCGACGCGATAGATAAGTGTCCCTAAGACGGCGACATCCGCTATAGTATGCTAGAGTGCTTAGCAAGACTATTATAGCATACACCCTATATCGGCATTCTCGCTACGAGCCGCGAGCTACCGGACATACGCGAATCGATAGCGAGGCTAGGGGCAACGCCGATGTCTATTGCTACACATTCCGTCGACGTAGATATTCGACAGTACATAGCTACGTAGCTGTCGCGGGACCACCGGCTCTCTCGACTAGATCCTATAACCAAAGCGCTTATCGAAGAGACAATTTCCGTTAGGGCGGATAGAATATAAGTTATCTACTTCTCGTATACTCTTATTGTAATAGCTGTGCATACTAACGATCTACTTCTATCTAGGTTCCGTTAGGCATACTATTAATTATAGGAGCTAAAGAAGCTAAAATCCACTCGGCCTAAATTTGTAAAGGAGGCCTTATACTCTCTATCTACGACTCTAGACGGGACATACGAGCGGATATTAACTAGAATCGAACCGAAGTTACGCTTAGATACTCTCGTTCTcctttactagctagtatctactaagtTATTCTCAGAGTAAGCGCGATATACCGACGAGGACTATCTATTCGACAGCCCTTATCGAGACGAGTaatctacttaagtagtagcgacccgcctacgctagcggcggcgtaatcgtagtataaagaaccctAAAACTAAGGTTCCGTTCCCCTAATAACCCTAGAATTATAGAGTTACGGAGGATAGctacctaattaggaagcgcggACCTTACCCTAAATAGTAGCggaggatagtaactaacgagagctatagccttacgaacaCTCGGTACTAAGAGCTAGACCGGAAAACAAACTAAGGAAAAACCTAGGACATAAgctaaggcctactatatagaaagtagaggctaacgacaaaTAATATAGCGTAGATAACCCTATATATAGAGGCGGAaaacttactaggggataaCGAATACCTAGCCCGGgtatataagaacac includes the following:
- a CDS encoding Endochitinase 1; translation: MFQLLGLGIVVAATAQCNEGDCRDSTTVGATEICASQYWQEVQTNHTYYCFDNKITVADTEHSSALVSNSYNSSAAVVDSHSTVSGHLATTSATCQFCSVAEPLATTSPKAVSDGRPFSMVYYPNWSKYGRQFVPEDIKKPERFTHILYAFANISTNGTVSPSDLDADLTRPCSRSALPMGCIQGVQGLRNTNSELRILLSIGGWTYSQAGQFAAMNNPANRENFARSAEYPQNKGEGEDFLSLLQVTRAKLNASKILTAAVSPNPSRYMNLEIKEMDGLLDYWLLIGYDYSGSFNKTAAHSANVYSSTRDPLATPFNTHEAVEAYTKAGVSPSKIILGMPLYGHNFLKQTDYKALATKLANTTQVDKDLIASWSYDQASRTLVSYDNLEVAALKGKYIIDQGLGGGMWWRSAVTGTPIVV
- a CDS encoding Vegetative incompatibility protein HET-E-1; the protein is MRLLNIRSLEFAEFHDDDRPNYAIASHRWHDGCEVTLQDVRERRNSNKSGYKKILDFAEYVKEHIPGVEWVWIDTCCINKDSAAELSDAINLMFNWYRNAEVCIAYLADVRAADDTSGFAQSEWFRRGWTLQELLAPRFVVFVIEAWEVIGTKGASVHGDSGIDTGPSIEEVVARITKLPKQALYDYGTSQIYSVEERFKWMASRGTTREEDMYYALYGIFGVTPGANYGEGRDGAKRRLLAAIHYQDNLTAQHVERFQKMAAWLSPSDPWTSHASARQLHKPQTGAWLVQSDQKAGCGKTILCSTAVEDKQRHIDLLHSLVAYDNAKRSLPGVEELEKILVSCFESYEKVFLLHTPYIGILATSRELPDIRESIARLGATPMSIATHSVDLSRDHRLSRLDPITKALIEETISELKKLKSTRPKFVKEALYSLSTTLDGTYERILTRIEPKLRLDTLIIGYSRTTRE
- a CDS encoding Ecp22, coding for MLSFNIAIALVLATQWLALAQEVASPLEWTDDPWAVSDESKSCGAKSCLPCERVVWGMISNHRTCSQINQDDVIHSVNDVFWAVSGTCHPQVTFEGNRLNIITNTYDCYASIRLPRAHKKVDWGQVKGKQLPGKGDYFHLDSWSTDGSVWCQLESGRNCNW